The following proteins are co-located in the Dehalococcoides mccartyi 195 genome:
- the argS gene encoding arginine--tRNA ligase, giving the protein MNSILAIKNIIIESLSQALEKARQEGQIPALSVDISIEHPQKTNYGDYATSLPLRLAKATGKRPMELAEILAGYIEPGEGIAKVSVAPPGFINFTFSKEWLCNLVKTILGEAESYGNINMGGGSRVQIEFVSANPTGPIHIGHGRGAVLGSTLSNVLKAAGYYVEEEFYINDAGSQIDAFKRTLFARYQQALGKEAAVPQDGYHGQYMVELAAEMVAKYGDKYLQMPLEIAQNDLGEIGMARMLCLISDDLKSLKVDFDVWFSERSLYSGGQYKTAMDILLANNYIAERDNATWFSSTLLGDSKDNVIVRSDGTPTYFASDIAYHYNKFIERKFDRVINIWGADHQGHVSRMKAMLSALGINPERLTTLLFQMITLKRGGELVRLSKRTGEMISLSEVIEEVGADACRFFFLSRSTESQMDFDLELAKKESAENPVYYVQYAHARICSILSLAKEKGLSYSGGDTALLGEEAELELIRKMAELPEIVETVARTLEPHHLTYYAQELANAFHQFYKDCRVISDNTELSSARLKLVDASRIVLARTLHLMGMTSPQSM; this is encoded by the coding sequence TTGAACAGTATCTTAGCTATCAAAAATATTATTATAGAGTCTCTCAGCCAGGCTCTGGAAAAAGCCCGTCAGGAAGGGCAGATTCCGGCGCTCAGCGTGGATATAAGCATAGAGCACCCCCAAAAAACCAATTATGGTGACTATGCCACCAGCCTGCCTTTGCGGCTAGCCAAGGCTACCGGCAAACGCCCCATGGAGCTGGCTGAAATACTGGCCGGCTATATTGAACCCGGTGAAGGCATTGCCAAAGTAAGCGTAGCCCCTCCCGGCTTTATAAATTTCACTTTCTCCAAAGAGTGGCTGTGCAATCTGGTGAAAACCATCCTCGGCGAAGCTGAAAGCTATGGCAATATAAATATGGGCGGCGGCAGCCGCGTTCAAATAGAGTTTGTCAGCGCCAACCCCACCGGGCCTATACATATAGGGCATGGGCGGGGGGCAGTGCTGGGCAGCACCCTTTCAAACGTGCTTAAAGCCGCCGGTTATTATGTGGAAGAGGAGTTTTATATCAATGATGCCGGCAGCCAGATAGACGCTTTCAAACGCACCCTGTTTGCCCGCTACCAGCAGGCTCTGGGTAAGGAGGCGGCTGTTCCCCAGGATGGTTATCACGGACAGTACATGGTAGAGCTGGCGGCCGAAATGGTAGCCAAATACGGGGATAAATACCTGCAAATGCCGCTTGAAATAGCCCAAAATGACCTGGGGGAGATAGGCATGGCACGTATGCTCTGCCTTATCAGTGATGATTTGAAATCCCTCAAGGTGGATTTTGACGTCTGGTTTTCAGAGAGGTCTTTATATAGCGGCGGGCAGTACAAAACCGCCATGGATATACTTTTGGCCAACAACTACATTGCCGAAAGGGACAATGCCACCTGGTTCAGCTCCACCCTGCTGGGAGACAGCAAGGACAACGTAATAGTCCGCAGTGACGGCACACCCACCTATTTTGCGTCTGATATCGCTTACCACTACAACAAGTTTATTGAACGCAAATTTGACCGGGTTATAAATATCTGGGGGGCAGACCATCAGGGGCATGTATCCCGCATGAAAGCCATGCTAAGCGCTCTGGGTATCAATCCCGAACGGCTGACTACCCTGCTTTTCCAGATGATTACCCTGAAGCGGGGCGGTGAGCTGGTACGCCTTTCCAAACGCACCGGTGAAATGATAAGCCTGAGTGAGGTTATTGAGGAAGTGGGGGCAGACGCCTGCCGTTTCTTCTTCCTGTCCCGCTCCACCGAAAGCCAGATGGATTTTGATTTGGAACTGGCCAAGAAGGAATCGGCCGAAAATCCGGTATATTATGTCCAGTATGCCCATGCCCGTATTTGCAGTATTTTGTCTCTGGCAAAGGAAAAAGGGCTTTCTTACAGCGGCGGGGATACCGCCCTGCTTGGGGAAGAAGCCGAGCTTGAGCTTATCCGCAAGATGGCCGAACTGCCTGAGATTGTGGAGACTGTGGCCCGCACCCTTGAACCCCACCACCTGACCTATTACGCCCAGGAACTGGCCAATGCTTTCCACCAGTTTTACAAAGACTGCCGGGTGATTTCAGATAATACTGAACTAAGCTCAGCCCGCCTGAAACTGGTAGACGCCAGCCGTATTGTGCTGGCCAGAACCTTGCACCTTATGGGTATGACCTCACCCCAAAGCATGTAA
- a CDS encoding Lrp/AsnC ligand binding domain-containing protein, whose translation MSAKAFVLIEAAPAQAGKIADNLREISGICSIDAVTGPYDIIAVVERDTLTGIGDFITSKIQAAEGITRTVTCLVL comes from the coding sequence ATGTCTGCCAAAGCCTTTGTCCTTATTGAGGCCGCTCCTGCCCAGGCGGGGAAAATAGCTGACAACCTCAGGGAGATTAGCGGTATATGCAGTATAGATGCGGTTACCGGCCCGTATGATATTATTGCCGTGGTAGAGCGGGACACCCTTACCGGAATAGGTGATTTTATCACCTCAAAGATACAGGCGGCAGAGGGTATTACCCGCACCGTTACCTGTCTGGTCCTCTAA
- a CDS encoding enoyl-ACP reductase FabI translates to MTQTSYGLLKGKKGIIFGPLNEQSLGWKIALACHREGAELAISNVATALKMGNTAELARICGQAPLLVADATSDDELKALFAGLKTSLGEIDFIVHSVGMSANIRKKIPYESTNYIFYNKGLEISAISLHKIIRYALEAGVLKDNGSIVALSYIGAQRVFSQYNDMNDAKALLEAIARNFGSRLADRGIRVNTVSQSPTRTSAGSGISNFDAMYEYANLLAPLGNASGEECADYVVTLLSDLSRKVTMQNLYHDGGFSSVGISEKLLGLLERSQPEAGV, encoded by the coding sequence ATGACTCAAACGTCTTACGGATTGCTCAAGGGTAAAAAAGGAATTATATTCGGCCCCTTAAACGAGCAAAGTCTGGGCTGGAAAATAGCCCTGGCCTGCCACCGCGAAGGAGCTGAACTGGCTATTTCCAACGTAGCTACCGCCCTTAAAATGGGAAACACCGCCGAACTGGCCCGCATTTGCGGCCAAGCCCCGCTGCTGGTTGCAGATGCCACCAGCGATGATGAGCTGAAAGCCCTGTTTGCCGGACTAAAAACCAGCCTGGGGGAGATAGATTTTATAGTCCATTCGGTAGGTATGAGCGCCAATATCCGCAAGAAAATACCGTATGAATCTACCAACTATATTTTTTATAACAAAGGGCTGGAGATTTCGGCCATATCCCTGCACAAAATAATCCGTTATGCCCTTGAAGCCGGGGTATTAAAAGACAACGGCAGCATAGTGGCACTGTCTTATATAGGGGCACAAAGGGTATTTTCCCAGTACAACGACATGAACGATGCCAAAGCCCTGCTGGAAGCTATTGCCCGAAATTTCGGTTCCCGCCTGGCAGACCGGGGAATAAGGGTAAACACCGTTTCCCAGTCACCTACCCGCACCTCCGCCGGTTCGGGAATAAGCAATTTTGATGCCATGTACGAATACGCAAATCTGCTTGCCCCCTTGGGCAATGCCAGCGGGGAAGAATGCGCTGATTATGTGGTAACCCTGCTTTCAGACCTCAGCCGCAAGGTTACCATGCAAAACCTTTATCATGACGGGGGGTTTTCCAGTGTAGGTATTTCCGAAAAACTGCTTGGCCTGCTGGAACGCAGCCAGCCCGAAGCAGGTGTATAA
- a CDS encoding YceD family protein yields MLQYNVAQLLKSPIGATRTYQLDDEINLEGSPVRVSGEVTFTRIDRGLLVTGLLDTHMNLSCVRCLKDFSCPVSIRLEERFLPTVDVIHGFEVDNSEELDAFFIDEHHILDLSEIIREGAIMATPMKPLCSGECRGFEYKTNTNLTE; encoded by the coding sequence GTGCTGCAATATAATGTAGCCCAGCTGCTGAAGTCACCCATCGGTGCCACCCGCACCTACCAGCTGGACGATGAAATAAATCTGGAGGGCAGCCCTGTCAGGGTATCCGGGGAAGTTACCTTTACCCGTATTGACCGAGGCCTTTTGGTTACCGGACTGCTGGATACCCATATGAACCTTAGCTGTGTCCGCTGTCTAAAGGACTTCAGCTGCCCGGTCAGTATCCGCCTTGAAGAGCGGTTTCTGCCCACCGTGGATGTAATCCACGGGTTCGAAGTGGATAATTCCGAAGAGCTGGACGCTTTTTTTATTGACGAGCACCATATATTGGATTTGAGCGAGATTATCCGCGAAGGTGCTATAATGGCAACGCCCATGAAACCCCTGTGCTCCGGTGAGTGCCGCGGTTTTGAATATAAAACGAATACTAATTTAACGGAGTAA
- the rpmF gene encoding 50S ribosomal protein L32, whose translation MALPKRRLSHARQGNRRAHVALSAPAVMECPQCNSPKLSHQACSVCGTYNGRTVVDVDAIAKKKADKSKGQQ comes from the coding sequence ATGGCTCTACCTAAAAGAAGACTTTCCCATGCCCGCCAGGGTAACCGCCGCGCCCATGTCGCCCTGAGTGCCCCGGCTGTAATGGAATGCCCCCAGTGCAACAGCCCCAAGCTCTCCCATCAGGCCTGTTCCGTCTGCGGTACTTACAACGGCCGGACAGTGGTTGATGTGGACGCCATAGCCAAGAAAAAAGCTGACAAATCCAAGGGTCAGCAGTAA
- the fabD gene encoding ACP S-malonyltransferase — MTEIKTAYVFPGQGAQFVGMGRDLYSEFHSARELFDLADKALGFSLSKLCFEGPEEDLKDTRNSQSAIVGHSLCALAAFIESGKSNLLPEPSFVAGHSLGEYSALGAGGILPYPQAILLARKRGELMAEAAAKTPGAMAAVLGLSEEILADICLKTGCYIANYNSPGQLVISGLKETVEKASAQAAESGAMKVVPLQVSGGFHTPLMSPASAGLKAVLDSTGFDTARIPLVANTSASPLTNPQDIKSELVNQLTGGVQWQKSIENMIAAGVNTFVEIGPGKVLAGLIKRINRSVSIYNINDAASIQNFSV, encoded by the coding sequence ATGACTGAGATTAAAACAGCTTATGTCTTCCCCGGTCAGGGTGCCCAATTCGTGGGCATGGGCCGGGACTTGTATTCGGAGTTTCATTCCGCCAGAGAGCTTTTTGACCTGGCGGATAAAGCTTTGGGATTTTCACTGTCAAAACTGTGTTTTGAAGGGCCGGAAGAAGACCTTAAGGACACCCGCAACTCCCAAAGCGCCATTGTCGGCCACAGCCTGTGCGCCCTTGCTGCTTTTATAGAGAGCGGCAAGTCAAATCTCCTGCCAGAGCCTTCTTTTGTAGCCGGGCATTCGCTGGGTGAATATTCGGCTTTGGGAGCAGGCGGCATACTCCCCTACCCGCAGGCTATTTTGCTTGCCCGCAAACGGGGGGAACTGATGGCGGAAGCAGCCGCCAAAACACCCGGTGCTATGGCTGCCGTTCTCGGCCTTTCGGAAGAAATACTGGCGGATATCTGCCTTAAAACAGGCTGTTACATAGCGAATTACAACTCCCCCGGACAGCTGGTTATCAGCGGCCTGAAAGAGACTGTAGAAAAAGCTTCTGCCCAAGCCGCAGAGAGCGGTGCTATGAAGGTGGTACCCCTGCAGGTAAGCGGAGGGTTTCATACCCCGCTTATGTCACCGGCTTCTGCCGGTTTAAAAGCAGTACTGGATTCTACCGGGTTTGATACGGCCAGAATACCTCTGGTAGCCAATACCAGCGCCAGCCCGCTTACCAATCCGCAGGATATAAAAAGCGAACTGGTCAACCAGCTGACCGGCGGTGTCCAGTGGCAAAAAAGCATAGAAAACATGATTGCTGCCGGGGTAAATACCTTTGTTGAGATTGGGCCGGGCAAAGTGCTGGCCGGACTGATTAAAAGAATTAACCGCAGTGTCAGTATCTACAATATAAACGATGCCGCTTCTATCCAAAATTTTAGCGTATAA
- the fabG gene encoding 3-oxoacyl-[acyl-carrier-protein] reductase, with product MGKMLSLDGKTALITGSGRGIGKAIALRFAEAGAKVVVNSLSPAGEEVAAHIRSNGGQAVFVQADVSQSSGVDALFKAAQEAFGGVDILVNNAGITRDQLTMRLSEEDWDSVIQTNLKSVFLCSKAALRQMLKNRWGRIINLSSIVGLKGNPGQANYAAAKAGILGFSCSLAKEVASRNITVNSIAPGFIETDMTAALSEEQRQAITERIPMQKLGTVEDVAACALYLAKEDAKYITGQVISLDGGMSII from the coding sequence ATGGGTAAGATGCTGAGTTTAGACGGCAAAACAGCCCTGATTACCGGCTCCGGCAGGGGCATAGGCAAAGCTATAGCTTTACGGTTTGCCGAAGCGGGGGCAAAAGTGGTGGTAAACAGCCTTTCGCCCGCCGGTGAAGAAGTGGCCGCCCACATACGTTCCAATGGCGGTCAGGCCGTATTTGTTCAGGCAGATGTAAGCCAGAGCAGTGGGGTAGATGCCCTCTTCAAAGCCGCCCAGGAAGCCTTCGGCGGGGTAGATATACTGGTAAACAATGCCGGCATAACCCGTGACCAGCTGACCATGCGTTTATCCGAAGAAGACTGGGACAGTGTAATCCAGACCAACCTGAAAAGTGTATTTTTGTGTTCCAAAGCAGCCCTCCGCCAGATGCTGAAAAACCGCTGGGGACGGATAATAAACCTTAGTTCCATAGTGGGTTTAAAGGGCAACCCCGGTCAGGCCAACTATGCCGCAGCCAAAGCCGGCATTCTGGGATTCAGCTGCTCTCTAGCTAAAGAAGTGGCCAGCCGCAATATAACCGTGAATTCCATTGCCCCCGGTTTTATAGAAACCGATATGACCGCCGCTTTGTCTGAAGAGCAAAGACAGGCCATAACAGAGCGTATACCCATGCAAAAACTGGGCACAGTGGAAGATGTAGCCGCTTGTGCATTATACTTGGCGAAAGAAGATGCCAAATACATTACCGGACAGGTAATCAGCCTGGACGGCGGTATGTCTATAATATAA
- the nusB gene encoding transcription antitermination factor NusB, with translation MTTSRRKAREIVLQALYEQDLAGHNAEDVLKRLLTETPQTEENAEFIFRLTNAIVKHKDLLDENIRQFASAWPVEQLSYIDRNVLRLAIFEIIHENDVPIKVAINEAVELAKSFGGNSSARFINGVLSSVSKALADTAKQREE, from the coding sequence GTGACAACCAGCAGACGCAAAGCACGTGAAATAGTACTTCAAGCCCTGTACGAACAAGATTTGGCAGGGCATAATGCCGAAGATGTTTTAAAACGCCTTTTGACCGAAACACCCCAGACCGAGGAAAACGCCGAGTTTATTTTCAGGCTGACCAATGCCATAGTCAAGCATAAGGACCTGCTGGATGAAAATATCCGCCAGTTTGCTTCTGCCTGGCCGGTGGAGCAGCTTTCCTATATTGACCGGAACGTACTTCGTCTGGCCATTTTTGAAATAATCCACGAAAATGATGTACCCATTAAAGTAGCTATTAACGAAGCAGTTGAGCTTGCCAAATCATTTGGGGGCAACTCGTCTGCCAGATTTATAAACGGGGTTCTAAGTTCTGTCAGCAAAGCGCTGGCGGACACAGCAAAGCAACGGGAGGAGTGA
- the acpP gene encoding acyl carrier protein produces the protein MATVFERVKKVSVEQLGAEEKDVVPAASFADDLGADSLDQVELIMALETEFGTPDAKFEIPDTDAEKLKTVQAVVDYLKSKGIKDS, from the coding sequence GTGGCAACGGTTTTTGAAAGAGTAAAAAAAGTTAGTGTTGAGCAGCTGGGCGCTGAAGAAAAAGATGTAGTGCCTGCTGCCAGTTTTGCAGATGATTTGGGTGCAGATTCCCTGGATCAGGTAGAGCTTATTATGGCACTGGAAACCGAATTCGGTACACCTGATGCCAAGTTTGAAATACCTGATACTGACGCCGAAAAGTTAAAGACAGTACAGGCTGTGGTGGACTACCTGAAGTCCAAAGGCATAAAAGACAGCTAA
- a CDS encoding B12-binding domain-containing radical SAM protein, giving the protein MKILLLYPRYPDTFWSFKHALKFISKKASFPPLGLLTLAAMLPENWQKKLVDLNIENLADKDILAADYVFISAMAVQQKSAHECIDRCHALGRKVVAGGPYFTAEAETLKDIDHLILGEVENSLADFVADLEAGKAAAVYPEKEKSDLADTPIPLWNLVKSKEYSSMSLQYSRGCPFNCEFCDIVVLNGRLPRSKSRGQVLAELDALYKSGWRSGVFFVDDNFIGNKNKLKSDILPAVIAWQKRKGYPFSFNTEVSINLADDVELLHLMVEAGFDTVFVGVETPNPESLAECSKHQNTNRDMLSSIEKIQQAGIQVQGGFILGFDSDPASIFRAQINFIQQSGIVTAMVGLLNAPRGTRLWNRLKKEKRLLEDFRGDNTDCSLNFIPRMKTEVLINGYNRVLSVIYAPREYYQRVAVLISRYHPKPKGRVKPVSAQRLRAFMRSVWHLGIVDNSRKYYWKLLGSTLIKNPKAFPLAVTLSIYGYHFRKVVERYTGCKFGQDTA; this is encoded by the coding sequence ATGAAAATTTTACTCCTTTATCCCCGCTACCCGGACACCTTCTGGAGTTTCAAGCATGCCTTGAAATTTATCTCTAAAAAAGCCTCTTTTCCGCCTTTGGGTCTTTTGACTCTGGCCGCCATGCTGCCGGAGAACTGGCAGAAAAAGCTGGTAGACCTTAACATTGAAAACCTGGCGGATAAAGATATACTGGCGGCAGATTATGTTTTTATAAGCGCCATGGCCGTCCAGCAAAAATCCGCCCACGAATGTATAGACCGCTGCCATGCCCTTGGCAGAAAAGTGGTGGCCGGCGGGCCGTACTTTACGGCTGAGGCGGAAACGCTTAAAGATATAGACCACCTGATTCTGGGTGAAGTAGAAAACTCTCTGGCGGATTTTGTGGCTGATTTGGAGGCGGGAAAAGCGGCGGCAGTCTACCCTGAAAAAGAGAAGTCTGACCTTGCCGATACACCTATTCCCCTCTGGAATCTGGTCAAGTCAAAAGAGTACTCTTCCATGAGCCTTCAGTATTCGCGGGGCTGCCCGTTTAACTGCGAGTTTTGTGATATTGTAGTTTTAAACGGCCGTCTTCCCCGTTCCAAAAGCCGGGGGCAGGTTCTGGCAGAGCTGGATGCCCTCTACAAGTCCGGCTGGCGTTCGGGGGTTTTCTTTGTGGATGACAACTTTATCGGCAATAAAAATAAACTCAAGTCTGATATACTGCCGGCAGTCATAGCCTGGCAGAAACGAAAGGGTTATCCTTTTTCATTTAATACCGAGGTATCTATCAATCTGGCAGATGATGTAGAACTGCTGCACCTTATGGTAGAAGCCGGCTTTGATACTGTGTTTGTGGGGGTGGAAACACCCAACCCGGAAAGTCTGGCGGAGTGTTCCAAACACCAGAATACCAACAGGGATATGCTGAGTTCAATTGAAAAAATTCAGCAGGCCGGTATTCAGGTGCAAGGCGGTTTCATATTGGGTTTTGACAGTGACCCGGCCTCTATCTTCCGTGCCCAGATAAATTTCATTCAGCAGAGCGGTATTGTGACCGCTATGGTCGGGCTTTTGAATGCCCCCAGAGGCACCCGCTTGTGGAACCGTCTTAAGAAAGAAAAACGCCTGCTGGAAGATTTCCGGGGAGACAATACAGACTGCAGCCTGAACTTCATACCCCGCATGAAGACCGAGGTCCTTATAAATGGCTATAACCGGGTGCTTTCAGTTATCTACGCCCCCCGCGAATATTATCAGCGGGTAGCCGTGCTTATATCCCGGTATCATCCCAAGCCCAAAGGGAGGGTCAAACCGGTATCCGCCCAGCGCCTGCGGGCATTTATGCGGTCTGTGTGGCATCTGGGTATTGTGGATAACAGCCGGAAGTATTACTGGAAGCTTCTGGGTTCTACCCTGATAAAAAACCCCAAGGCATTTCCTCTGGCCGTTACCCTGTCTATTTATGGATACCATTTCCGCAAGGTAGTGGAACGCTATACAGGGTGTAAGTTCGGGCAGGATACCGCCTGA